TCGGCGGCGGCGAAGGCCTCCTCGGCGAGGCGCAGCGCCAGCTCCGCGTCGCCGGTGAGCACCGCGTGGCTGCCGCGGTGCACCCCGGCCCAGACGCCCAGCTCGCCCCCCTCGGCCTCGAGCGCCCGCAGCTCGGCCTGGGCCGCGGCCTCGTCGCCGGCGCGCAGCCGGGCGGCGGCCAGGTTCAGCCGGGCGCGGTCCCGGAACTTCTCGGGGATGGCCTCGAGCACGGCCTCGATGACCCGCGCGGTGTCGGCGGGCCGGCGGGCGCGCCAGTAGAAGTCGGCGAGGTCGAGGGCCGAAGCGGGCTCGAGCGGGTAGGCGGCCTCGGCCCCGGCCACCAGCGCCAGCGCCGCCTCCTTGGCCCCCTGGTCGAGCAACGCGCCGGCCTTGCCCACCGCGGTGCCCCAGAGCGCGTGCAGCACCTCGCGGCGCTCGGCCTCGAGCCACTCCTGGAAGGCGGGAATGGCGCTCGAAAACCCCGCGGCCAGCTCGCCGTAGCGCTCCGCGGTCCCCGCCCAGTCGCGGTAGGCGTCCTGCCAGTAGGCGAGCACGTCGCTCTCGGCGCGCAGCTGGAAGCGCCCGTCGGCCTCCTCCAGGTAGGGGCCGTAGCGGCTCGCGCGCACCTGCTCGAGCGCCCGGTCCAGCTCGGGGATGACCTTCTCCAGCTCCTCGCGGCTGCGCCAACCCGGACGCGCCAGCAGGTAGATCGCCAGCTCCGCCCCGGGCGAGGGCGGCAGCTCGGGGGTGCGGCCCAGAAGTTCGACGCTCAATCCTTCCACGGTTCGACTTCTTTGTAGTAGATCAGCGCCGAGTACTCGGCGACCCGGCCGGAATGGGCGGTGGAAAACAGCACGTCGACGATGATGGCGTCGTCGGGAAGATCGGCCACCACGGCGTTCAGACGGTCTTGGAACAGCTCGGGATCCGTGCCCGTGACCAGGCGGAAATGCACCTCTTTCATGCCTACACCATACCGCGCCGCCCGCGCCCGGCGCGCTCCTGCGTGGAATCGGCCGAATCGGGTAGAATATACAGCAACATGAGCGCATATCAAGAAAAGCTTCGGGAGCTTACCCAAGACGAGGTCGTTTCGCAGCTCGAAGGCGCCGACGGCCTTCTGGCCCTCACCCGGGCCGAGCTGTTCTACATCGGCGAGGCCGGCGTGCAGCGCGCGCCCTTGGGCGAGATCAAGAAGGTGGTGGGGGGCAAGGGCGGCACGCTCGTGGTCATGGGCGAGGCCGCGCCGCTCATCGAGGCGCCGGTGCGCGCCTTCCAGGTCGACGAACTGCGGCTCTTCTTCGAATCGGTCAAGACCTTCGTGGCCCGGCAGAAGCAGGCCACGGTGAGCGCCCCGCCCCCGGAACCGGCGCCGCCGCCGGCACCGGAGCCCGCGCCCGCGGAGCCCGAGCCGGCCGAGTCCGTCGAGAGCACCGAGGAGCGGCCGGTGACGCTCGAGGAGGAGCTGCCCCCGCCGATCACGCCCCCCGAGGAACCCGCCCCCGCCGCGGAGATCTACACCACCGAGCCCGCGGCCGAGCCGGCGCGGCGCACCGGCGGCTTCATGGGCGCGTTGCTCAAGCTCTTCAGCCTCGGCACCCTGGGGGCGGCCGGGTACTGGATCTACATGAACCCCACGGCCGATCCGGCCTACCTGATCTTCGTCGGCGTGCTCGGCCTGGGCGTGGCCCTGGTGGAGTGGCACGCCTCCAACCTGTAGCCCTCGGCCTCTACCTGGCGCTGGTGCTGGCGCTGGGGCTCGCGCGTCTGGAGCCGCACCTCTCGGTGCGGTTTTCCCCTGTGGCCCTGGAGCGGGAGCCGCCGGTCGTGGCGGTGACCGGGGCGGTGCACCGCCCCGGGGTGTACACCCTCGAGCCGGGGGCGCGGGTGGCCGACGCCCTCGCCGCCGCGGGCGGCGCGGCCCCCGGGGCCGACCTGGAGGCGCTCGACCTCGCCCTGCCCCTCGCCGACGGCGAGACGCTGCGGGTGCCCGCCCGGGGCGAGGCGGCCCTTGAGACCCCGGGCGCGCCGCGGCCGCGGGTGAACGTGAACCGCGCCAGCGCCGAGGAGCTGGAGGCCGTGCCCGGCATCGGCCCGGCGCTGGCGCGCCGGATCGTCGCCTACCGCCCCTACCGCACCCTCGCCGAGCTCGTGCGGGTGCCCGGCATCGGCCCCCGCACTCTCGAACGCCTCCGCCCCTACCTGACCCCGTGACCCCCTACGCCTTCGCCGCCGGAGCCCTGCTGGCCGCGCTCGCCGGACCCTGGGCGGCCCTCGGGCTGCTGGCGCTGCCGGCCCTCCCCCGGAGCGCGCGCGGGCCGCTGGCGCTGGGCCTGGGGCTGGTGCTGCTGCGCATCTGGACGCTCGGCGATCCCTGGGCGGGGCGGCTGGGGGAGCGCGTCGTCCTCGAGGGCGCGCTGCGGGGCGGGGTGCTGCGCACGGCCCCGGGGCCCCTCTACCTGCGCACCTACCCGCCGCCCGCGGACGGTTGGGTGCGGGTGGAGGGCCGGGTGGCGCGGCCCGAGGGCGCCCGCCTGCCCGGCGGCTTCGACCGCCGCGCCTGGCTGCGGGGGCTCGGGGTGCAAGCGGAGCTGCGGGAGGTGCGCCTGCTCGAACACCGCCCGCCGCCGCCGGGGCTGCGCGACCCCGTGCGCGCGAACCTGCTCCGGGGCCTGGGCCCCGAGGCCGCGGGGCTGGCGCGGGCGCTCACCCTGGGGGAGCGCGCGGCCCTGGGGGACGACGTGCAGGCCTTCCGTCGGGCGGGGCTCGCCCACGCCCTCGCCCTCTCGGGGCTGCACGTGGGGATCCTCGCGGGGTTCTTCGTGCTGCTCGCCGCGCCGCTGGGGCGGGGGCGCTACCTCGCGGCGCTGGCGCTGCTGCTCGGCTACCTGGCCCTCGTGGGGCCCAGCCCCTCGCTGGTGCGGGCGGCCCTGATGGCCGGGGTCTGGCTGCTGGCGCGCGCCGCGGGGCTCGTGGAGGTGCCGCTGGCGTCGCTGCTGGCACTGGCCCTGGGGGCGCAGCTGGTGCTGACCCCCTACGCGGCGGCGAGCCTTTCGTTCCAGCTCTCCTACCTGGCGGTGCTGGGTATCGCCCTGGCGCTGCCGCTCCTGCCGCAGCAGCCGCGCTGGAAGGCGGGGTTGTTCGGCGGCCTCGGCCTCACCCTGGCGGCGCAGGCGGCCACCCTGCCGCTCGTCCTCGACCGCTTCGGCTACCTGCCGCTGGCGAGCCCGCTGGCCAACCTGGTGCTGCTGCCGCTCGTGGGTCTGCTCGTTCCCCTGGGCTTCCTCAAGGCGGCGCTGCCGGCGCTCTCGGGGCTGCTAGCGGCGCCCTTCAACCTGACCGCGGAGCTGCTGCTCGGCGGCGTCCGCCTCTTCGCCCAGGTGCCGGGGCTGCACTGGGGGGCGCTCGACGCCGGGGGCTACGCGCTCTACTACCTCGCGCTCGCCCCGCTCGTCCTCGCCGGCTACCGGCTGCTGCGGCCCCGCACCGCGCTGGCGCTCGCGGCCGCCGCGGCGCTGGTCGCGGCGGCGACGGCCGACCGGGTGCGTCCCGACGTCTGGTTCCTGGACGTGGGGCAGGGGGACGCGGCGTTGGTGCGCCTGCCCGGCGGGGTCGAAATCCTCGTCGACGCCGGCCACGCCTGGGACGCCCGCGGCCTGGCGCGGGCGCTGGCGGCGCTGGGGGTGGACGACCTCGACCTCGCCGTCGGCACCCACCCCGACGCCGACCACACCGGCGGCCTGCCCGGGCTCCTGGAGCTCGTGCCCGTGGGCCGGCTGGCGCTGGGACCGCCCAAGCCCACCGACCCCCTCGACGCGCGCCTGCGCGCCGCGGCCCGGGCCCGCGGGGTCCCCGTCGTGAACGTGAGCCGGGGCGAGGTGCTGCGCCTCGGCGGCGCCGAGCTGCGCTTCTTGCACCCGCCCGCGGCCGCCCCGGGGAAGGACAACGACCGCAGCCTCGTCTTCGTGCTGGAATACCGCGGCCGGCGGCTGCTCTTCACCGGCGACGCCCCGGCGCGCCACGCGCTGGCGTGGCCGCCCGAGCGCGTGGACGTCCTCAAGGTGGCCCACCACGGGGCCGCGGACGGCACCTCGGAGGCGCTGCTGCGCCGCTTCCGTCCGCGGATCGCCTGGATCGGGGTGGGGCCCAACGCCTTCGGCCACCCCGACCCCGGGGTGCTCCGGCGCCTCGCCGCCTGGAACGTGCGGGTGCTGCGCGCCGACCGGGACGGCTCGGTGCGGCTGCCGCTGCGCTAGCCGCGGTAGCCCAGGCGCTCGAGGATCGCGTTCAGTTCTTCCTCGGAGTAGTAGAAGATCTCGAGCCGGCCCTTGCCCTCGCCGGTGAAGCGCACCTTGAGCCCCAGCTGGCGCTCGAGGTCGCGGGCGAGCTCGGCGTAGGCCGCCTTCCGCGCCGCGGGCTTCTTCTTCGGGCGGCTCGCCAGGCGTTCGGCCTGGCGCACCGAGAGCCCCTCCCCCACGATGCGCTGGAGCAGCTGCGGGCGTTCGCCGGGCGGGGCCATCAGCAGGGCGCGGGCGTGGCCGGCGCTGATCCGGCCCTCGGCCAGGGCCTCCTGGCTGGCCTCGTCGAGCTGCAACAACCGCAGCGCGTTGGCCACGGTGCTGCGCGCCTTGCCCACGGCCTCGGCGATCTCGGCCTGGGCGTGGCCCATCTCGACGAGGCGCTGGTAGCCCAGGGCCTCCTCGATGGGGTTCAGGTCCTCGCGCTGCAGGTTCTCGACGAGGGCCAGCTCGAGCGCGGTGCGGTCGTCGAGCTCGCGCACCACCACCGGCACCTCGCTGAGCCCCGCCATCTGCGCCGCGCGGAAGCGGCGCTCGCCGGCGACGAGCTCGTACCCCTCGCCGCGCGGACGGACGAGCAGCGGCTGCAGCAGCCCCTGCTTGGCGATCGAGGCCGCGAGCTCGGCCAGCGCCGCCTCGTCGAAGCGCCGCCGCGGCTGGTCGGGGTTCGGCCGGATCAGCGCCAACGGCAGGCGGGTGGGGTGGCCCCCGGTCTTGGGCAGCAGGGCGTCGAGCCCGCGGCCCAGCCCCCTAGGCTTTCTCGACACGTCGCATCACCTCCGCGGCCAGCCGACCGTAGGCCTGCGCCCCCGCCGAGGTGGGGGCGTACTTGGCGATCGGCTCGCCGTAGCTGGGCGCCTCGGAAAGGCGCACGTTGCGCGGGATCACCGTCCAGAAGACGCGGTCCCCGAAGTGCTCGCGGGCGTTCTGCTCGACCTGTTGCGAGAGCAGGGTGCGCCCGTCGTACATCGTGAGCACGATGCCGAGGATGCGCAGCCCCGGGTTGAGCGCGCCGCGCACCTTCTCGACGGTCTCGACCAGGCGGGCGATGCCCTCAAGCGCGTAGTACTCGGTCTGCAGCGGCACGATCAGGCCTTCGGCGGCGGCGAGGACGTTGATCGTCAACGGCCCCAGGCTGGGCGGGGCGTCGAAGAGGACGAAGTCGTAGCCCGCCTCCACCCCCGCCAGGCGGGTGCGCAGGCGGAAGGGGTCGTCGAGCAGCTCGGCGGCCGCGGCGACGAGGCCCTCGCCCGCGGGGAGCAGGTCGAGGCCGTAGCTCTCCAGGTGCACGGTCTCGGCGGCCGGCTCGGCGCCCTCGAGCAACACCGCGGCGGTGCCGGCGTCGGACGGGCTCGGCGTCACCCCCAACCCCGAGGTGGCGTTGGCCTGGGGGTCGAGGTCGACGAGGAGGACCCGGCGGTCGAGCAGGGCCAGGTAGGTGGCGAGGTTGACCGCGGTCGTGGTCTTGCCCACGCCGCCCTTCTGGTTGACGACACCGAGCCGCTTCACCGCGGCGCCTCCAGCCTCAGGGCCACCAGCTCGGCGCCGGAGCCCAGGGGTTTCACGTGAAACACCTCGGCGCCCAGGCGCGCCGCCTCGGCCCGCCAGCCCGGGCCCTTGCGGGCGATCAGGGTGAGCGGGTAGTCCGCGGCGTGGGCGACGAGGCGGTAGACGACGTCGAAGGGGGCGACCGCCTGCGCGGTCACGTAGGCGGTCCGGCCGCTCCACTGCTGCACGTCGCCATTGTACACGCGCACGTTTTCCAGCCCCAGGCGGGCCGCGGCCAGGTCCAGGAAGGCCGCGCGCTTGGCGCGCCGCTCGGCGAGGGTAAGGGTCAGGTCCGGACGCGCGATCGCGAGCGGGATCGCCGGCAGCCCCGCGCCCGAGCCCACGTCGAGGACGTGGACCCCCTCGGGAAGCACCTCGCCGTAAGCGCGCGCGGCCGCGAAGTGGACGGGCAGCTCGGCGAGCACCTTGGGGGAGACCAGGTTGGCGCTGGCGGCGTAGCGCTCCAGCAGCTCGGCGTAGGCTTCGAGGCGGTCCTTCATGCGCTCCTGCGGCCGCGGCGGGCGAGGTGGACGAGCAGCGCGGTGATCTCGGAGTCGCGCAGCCCGGGGATGCGCGCCGCCTCGGCCAGGTTGGCGGGCCGGCGGCGCGAGAGCTTCTCGATCGCCTCGCGCGAGAGGTTGTGCACCGTGCGGTAGTCCAGCTCCGGCGGGATCGGGTAGGCGGCCAGCTCGCCGGTGCGGCTGCGCTGGCGCTCCTGGCGTTCGATGTAGCCGGCGTACTTGGCGCGGATCTCGACCTGTTCGGCCTCCTCGCGGCTCAGGGGCGCGGGCGGGGGGCCGGCGCGGTGCCAGGCCTCGGCGAGGGTGGCGCCCGGGCGGCGCAGCCAGACGCTGGCCGGCGCGCCCTCGATGCGGGCGCGCCCGAGGCGCTCGAGCTCGGCGCGCACCCGGGCGTACTTGGCGGTCACCCGCTCGGCGTCGGCCGCCGGCCGCAGCCCCCAGGCC
This genomic stretch from Oceanithermus profundus DSM 14977 harbors:
- a CDS encoding ComEA family DNA-binding protein, translated to MARLQPVALGLYLALVLALGLARLEPHLSVRFSPVALEREPPVVAVTGAVHRPGVYTLEPGARVADALAAAGGAAPGADLEALDLALPLADGETLRVPARGEAALETPGAPRPRVNVNRASAEELEAVPGIGPALARRIVAYRPYRTLAELVRVPGIGPRTLERLRPYLTP
- a CDS encoding DNA internalization-related competence protein ComEC/Rec2, translated to MTPYAFAAGALLAALAGPWAALGLLALPALPRSARGPLALGLGLVLLRIWTLGDPWAGRLGERVVLEGALRGGVLRTAPGPLYLRTYPPPADGWVRVEGRVARPEGARLPGGFDRRAWLRGLGVQAELREVRLLEHRPPPPGLRDPVRANLLRGLGPEAAGLARALTLGERAALGDDVQAFRRAGLAHALALSGLHVGILAGFFVLLAAPLGRGRYLAALALLLGYLALVGPSPSLVRAALMAGVWLLARAAGLVEVPLASLLALALGAQLVLTPYAAASLSFQLSYLAVLGIALALPLLPQQPRWKAGLFGGLGLTLAAQAATLPLVLDRFGYLPLASPLANLVLLPLVGLLVPLGFLKAALPALSGLLAAPFNLTAELLLGGVRLFAQVPGLHWGALDAGGYALYYLALAPLVLAGYRLLRPRTALALAAAAALVAAATADRVRPDVWFLDVGQGDAALVRLPGGVEILVDAGHAWDARGLARALAALGVDDLDLAVGTHPDADHTGGLPGLLELVPVGRLALGPPKPTDPLDARLRAAARARGVPVVNVSRGEVLRLGGAELRFLHPPAAAPGKDNDRSLVFVLEYRGRRLLFTGDAPARHALAWPPERVDVLKVAHHGAADGTSEALLRRFRPRIAWIGVGPNAFGHPDPGVLRRLAAWNVRVLRADRDGSVRLPLR
- a CDS encoding ParB/RepB/Spo0J family partition protein: MSRKPRGLGRGLDALLPKTGGHPTRLPLALIRPNPDQPRRRFDEAALAELAASIAKQGLLQPLLVRPRGEGYELVAGERRFRAAQMAGLSEVPVVVRELDDRTALELALVENLQREDLNPIEEALGYQRLVEMGHAQAEIAEAVGKARSTVANALRLLQLDEASQEALAEGRISAGHARALLMAPPGERPQLLQRIVGEGLSVRQAERLASRPKKKPAARKAAYAELARDLERQLGLKVRFTGEGKGRLEIFYYSEEELNAILERLGYRG
- a CDS encoding ParA family protein codes for the protein MKRLGVVNQKGGVGKTTTAVNLATYLALLDRRVLLVDLDPQANATSGLGVTPSPSDAGTAAVLLEGAEPAAETVHLESYGLDLLPAGEGLVAAAAELLDDPFRLRTRLAGVEAGYDFVLFDAPPSLGPLTINVLAAAEGLIVPLQTEYYALEGIARLVETVEKVRGALNPGLRILGIVLTMYDGRTLLSQQVEQNAREHFGDRVFWTVIPRNVRLSEAPSYGEPIAKYAPTSAGAQAYGRLAAEVMRRVEKA
- a CDS encoding 16S rRNA (guanine(527)-N(7))-methyltransferase RsmG, whose translation is MKDRLEAYAELLERYAASANLVSPKVLAELPVHFAAARAYGEVLPEGVHVLDVGSGAGLPAIPLAIARPDLTLTLAERRAKRAAFLDLAAARLGLENVRVYNGDVQQWSGRTAYVTAQAVAPFDVVYRLVAHAADYPLTLIARKGPGWRAEAARLGAEVFHVKPLGSGAELVALRLEAPR